A stretch of the Pseudomonas helvetica genome encodes the following:
- a CDS encoding SoxR reducing system RseC family protein, which produces MPNNLDSPMPAPHLEHSRKAGDVEPFPSGKITYIAPLPLPTPLPPHGPHIGELNEVYMDFGLGSPEVFSWQVILGGPFSVAFMIAFLFPLITGCFGLIFGYDLAYTWEFVIDYFFAIYGYAIYGGLFGLTIGLCVWLHNHNKRAEIIPTRFNRQRREVCFMPEDATEPLFVPWESLSAWVIEAQGATQYGIRRQYGMGIGFQHGETLTSVEFPCAGLPLAISHWEAIRGYMEYEVNDLKSIQDLQDLQGPDDPPHEGLHTFRNARARMHQQIRDGERGRVSGFFWYLYHVMTLWTLPNHLTEWEIRRIKTMGQHALPEVMRQWSEPLPKEQWAKPSAELLRMSQQVRELHKRQPRRPITEIFAEVSRGDSTGKRRA; this is translated from the coding sequence ATGCCCAACAACCTTGATAGCCCCATGCCCGCGCCGCACCTGGAGCACTCCCGCAAAGCCGGAGATGTTGAACCGTTTCCAAGCGGGAAGATTACCTATATCGCGCCGTTGCCGCTTCCAACACCGCTGCCGCCTCATGGCCCTCATATTGGGGAGTTAAATGAGGTGTACATGGACTTCGGGTTGGGATCGCCGGAGGTATTTTCGTGGCAGGTTATATTAGGTGGGCCATTCAGTGTTGCCTTTATGATTGCATTTCTGTTTCCCCTCATCACTGGATGCTTTGGTCTCATATTCGGATATGACCTTGCTTACACATGGGAGTTTGTCATTGATTACTTCTTCGCCATCTACGGATACGCCATATATGGGGGGCTTTTTGGTTTAACCATCGGCCTCTGCGTCTGGCTCCACAACCACAATAAACGCGCCGAAATCATCCCCACCCGCTTCAACCGCCAGCGCCGTGAAGTCTGCTTCATGCCCGAGGACGCTACCGAACCGCTCTTCGTCCCCTGGGAATCCCTGTCCGCCTGGGTCATCGAAGCCCAGGGCGCCACCCAGTACGGCATCCGTCGCCAATACGGCATGGGCATCGGCTTCCAGCACGGCGAGACCCTGACCAGCGTCGAATTCCCCTGCGCCGGCCTGCCCTTGGCCATCAGTCACTGGGAAGCGATCCGCGGGTACATGGAATATGAAGTCAACGACCTCAAATCGATCCAGGACTTGCAAGACCTGCAAGGCCCCGACGATCCGCCCCACGAAGGCCTGCACACCTTCCGCAACGCCCGGGCGCGCATGCACCAGCAAATTCGCGATGGCGAACGCGGTCGGGTTTCAGGGTTTTTCTGGTACCTGTACCACGTCATGACCCTCTGGACCCTGCCCAACCACCTCACCGAATGGGAAATCCGCCGCATCAAGACCATGGGCCAACACGCCTTGCCCGAGGTGATGCGTCAGTGGTCCGAACCGCTGCCGAAGGAACAATGGGCCAAACCCAGTGCAGAACTGCTGCGCATGAGCCAACAGGTGCGCGAGCTACACAAACGCCAGCCACGGCGGCCGATTACCGAGATTTTTGCTGAGGTGTCTCGGGGCGACAGCACCGGTAAACGACGCGCATGA
- a CDS encoding exonuclease SbcCD subunit D C-terminal domain-containing protein has translation MRLFHTSDWHLGQNLHGQERDFEHGCFLDWLLRQLGLEKPDVLLIAGDIFDTVNPPVKAQERLYDFIVSAHEQQPSLTIVMIAGNHDSGSRIELPAPLMRRLRTHALGRVLWLDDGQLDAERLLIPLPDASGEIAGWCLALPFLRPAEVTGAHLGDNYLRGIGQVHEWLIEAANAKRQPGQALIAISHAHMAGGSVSEDSERSLIIGNAEALPASLFGPSISYVALGHLHKPQKVNGEERIRYSGSPIPLSFSEIGYQHQILDITLDGETLLSVEPRLIPRAVNLQRLGPAPLSEILTQLADLPNIDLLADLQRQPWLEVRVRLDEPQPDLRQQIETALQGKAVRLVRIAAEYAGNGGRDGADDTGQLVELDQLTPQELFSRAWLDNYGSAVDEQTLQDFAVLLQDVQQESEQP, from the coding sequence TTGCGTCTGTTCCACACCTCCGATTGGCACCTTGGGCAAAACCTGCATGGCCAGGAACGCGACTTCGAGCACGGCTGTTTCCTCGATTGGCTGCTGCGCCAGTTGGGGCTGGAGAAGCCCGATGTGCTGCTGATCGCTGGCGACATCTTCGACACGGTCAATCCGCCGGTCAAAGCCCAGGAACGTCTCTACGACTTCATCGTCAGCGCACACGAGCAGCAGCCATCGCTGACCATCGTGATGATCGCCGGCAATCATGACTCCGGTTCGCGGATCGAATTGCCCGCGCCGCTGATGCGCCGGTTACGCACTCACGCGCTGGGCCGGGTGTTGTGGCTCGATGACGGGCAACTGGACGCCGAACGCTTGCTGATTCCGCTGCCCGATGCCTCGGGTGAAATCGCCGGCTGGTGCCTGGCGCTGCCGTTTCTGCGCCCCGCCGAAGTTACCGGTGCGCATCTGGGCGACAACTACCTGCGCGGCATAGGTCAGGTGCATGAATGGCTGATCGAAGCTGCCAATGCCAAGCGCCAACCCGGTCAGGCATTGATCGCCATCAGCCACGCGCACATGGCCGGTGGGTCGGTGTCCGAGGACTCCGAGCGCAGCCTGATCATTGGCAACGCCGAAGCCCTGCCCGCCAGCCTGTTCGGGCCGAGTATCAGCTACGTTGCCCTTGGCCATTTGCACAAGCCGCAGAAGGTCAACGGCGAGGAGCGCATTCGCTACAGCGGCTCACCGATCCCGTTGTCGTTTTCCGAAATCGGCTATCAGCATCAGATTCTCGACATCACGCTCGACGGCGAGACGCTGCTCAGCGTCGAACCCCGGTTGATCCCCCGCGCGGTCAACCTGCAGCGCCTGGGCCCTGCTCCGCTCAGTGAAATCCTGACGCAGCTCGCGGATTTGCCGAACATCGACCTGTTGGCCGATCTCCAGCGCCAACCGTGGCTCGAAGTCCGCGTGCGCCTTGATGAACCGCAGCCGGACTTGCGCCAACAAATCGAAACCGCGCTGCAAGGCAAAGCCGTGCGGCTGGTGCGAATCGCTGCCGAATACGCCGGCAATGGCGGTCGAGACGGCGCGGATGACACGGGTCAGTTGGTCGAACTGGACCAGCTTACGCCACAGGAATTATTCAGCCGTGCCTGGCTCGATAACTACGGCAGCGCCGTCGACGAACAGACACTCCAGGACTTTGCGGTGCTGCTGCAAGACGTTCAGCAGGAGAGCGAACAGCCATGA